aaaaaattttaaataaattttggtgaaaaaaatgtcttactTGGAAAATTGATGCTCCATAAGGCGTTCGCCAAGCATTCAATAAGTTATCTTTGCCAGTTGAGACAAACCACTTGCCGCACGAGGCAAATTTCAAACTCAATACACAACTTTCGTGTAAATGTAACTGATATTTGTCGGGTTTCGTGGCATGCAAGACCTCGACGTTGGAATTTTCCATACCGACAGCCAACCATtcgcctaaaaaaattaaaatttatgttaaaaatcgaAGTTTTAAGggattttaaagcaaaattttacctGTTGGGCAGTATCCGAGTGAGAAAATTTGCGATCCAAAGTCGTGTTGTTGCAATTGACGCCCTTCTCTGAGATCCCATGAGCGAACGGTGTTATCCAAACCGCCAGTCCATAATTTTGTACCATCTGCACTGATGTCGATGCATGACGCGCCATCAGTATgacctgaaaaaataaaaaaaaggatcaAGTTAGCAttgaatttaacaatttttatgagaaaatgttGTCACGAATATTGAAATTTCTCccaaaaaaggtttttaaaagcaattttcgacaaatttcgTTCATTCCAAGATCAAAATATGGCGGAAGACAAATAGTTACGTGTGTTCCGAGCTCCTCAAATGGCGATCGGGATGAAATTAtggaacacataaaaaaagtcaTGCTCGAATTTGGTGCCCCGATCGATTTTGAATGCGTAACTTTGGGCACTGACACCGGAGAAACGACAAAATCCGCGCTCGAGAACGAAGATTTGCAATATGCGATCAGTACAATTCGCAGAAACGGATCCGCCTTCATAAGTCATCTCGAAACATCGCAGCTGGCGAACAATATTGGCGTCAAAAACGTCTTAAAACTTCACGCGAGCATTTCTCACATCAAATCGTACCCCGGAGTCCCGATGCGACATAATAACGTCGATGCTGtcataattttccaaaatgtcGAAGGCGAATATGCGGGTCTCGAGCACGAAATTATCGATGGCGTCGTTGAAATGGTAAAAGTTGCCACGGAAGAAAGTTTTCGGAATGTCGCCGAAACTGCTTTCAAGTATGCCGTTCAAAATAATCGCAAGACAATTCACGCGGTGCACAGTGTTCGGTACTTTCCGATGACAGATGGGCTTTTTTTGAAGACTTTGGGAGCTGTAGCGAACGATTTTCCGCAAATTAATTTCACGCCGATCACGCATCGCTCGTTCATGAGTCGATTTATTCGAGCGCCGGAGGATTTTGATGTCGTTTGTTGCCCAAATGCCTATGGATCGGCGATAACAGCAGCTGCTTGCGGGATGTGCGGAGGTCCGGGATTGTTTTCGAGTGTTAGTTATGGCGAAGGGATTATGGTTTTTGAGCCGGCAGCGAGAAAGGCGAAGTTGGGACACAATTTTGAGAATCCTATTGCTTGTTTGAATGCAGCGGCGCAAATGTTGTTCTACTTGGGATATGAgtaagttcattttttgattgaaaattaatctgctttaattttttttcgaacattattaggttatttttccttatttttcaaaaaaaaaaaataaataaaaattatttaaaaaaaatattaaaaaaaaattgaaagttattaaattttttaaaaaaaattttgcaaataaattagaatttcaaaagttttgtttaaaatttaaaaaaattttatttaaaaatttttaaatatttttttttaccaaaattttttatttttttttttcaattttttttacttaggtTTAAACCGTacaaatatcttaaaaatatttttaaaaaattcttcaactatttttgagcaattttaattcattttttttaattttaactattttttaatgaattttaaaataaatagaatctAATCaaacatcttaaaaaaaataagtaaaattatcaacgatcaaaaattgttttaaaaactgccataatatataaaaattatttcaaaccttaattttttttaaattaatttaaagcaaattatgaatttgattttttttttcattagggACAAAGCCTCGAAGTTACAACAAGCAATTGACGCCACAATCAACAAAGACCGCGTTCACACAAAAGACTTGGGAGGCACCGCGAGCACATCTGAAGTCATCCAAAACATCCTCGATCGTTTAAATTTaggagaaattcaaaaatcgacaaccatttcctaaaaaaaatgtaaaaaaaaataaatttaccttgAAATTGTCTGACCAACGTTTGATTTTGCAAATCCCAAACTGCGATATTGCCATCGGAGCAACATGAGAAACAGACTTTTGAGTCAGGTGAGATAGCGAGTGCATAGCATGCAGGCGCATTTGAGGTAAGTTCAGCCTTGATTCTTGGAGTTGGACTCGCCAAATcccaaattgataaattagatgctaaaaaaaaaattaaattatttttttgatttttttttaacaaaatcatcaaaacttACCTTCTCCTCCGACAATCAATGTTCGACCGTCGGGCAAGAGTTTCACTGAACGAATGTAATTGTCCCGTTGCTgttggaaaaaaacaaaaaaaaaagttaatatctTTGCACAAAGGAGAAGAAGCGGATTCTGATTCCACATGATCTACTCACTAAACAGTCCAATTGGCTAACTGGTGATTTCAAGTTTGGTTGAGAGATGTCCCACGCTTTGACGCATCCTTTGCCGCCTGTGTAGACGTATTTTGTGGGATTGGAGATCGTAACGGCGCACACAACTTCGCCGTGATTCAAGGTGCTGATTTGGCGTGCGTGACGCGGAATGCCGGCGCCCATTAAAGCATCATTGGGGAATGGAACGGGTTGCATTTGACCTTCGGCGCTCACGTGGAATGAATAAGCTctgaaaaaatgagagaaaaattattaaagttgctcaaaattttttttaaagaatttaaaaaaggttaaaaaattttttttaattattattattaatttttattattaattattaaaaatttttaattactaaattaatttaatttttgaacttaacaatatttttagtaatttttcacaaaataatgaaaaaaataataaataagaaaatttttaattttttgcaaaattaaattcattttcaaatttcataaaatttactaaaattaatccaacaaaattatttcttttttaatttttgatataaaattcaaaaaattattaaaatttttttttttattttttttttaatttttttaaaaattttaaatttaaatttatttggtagaattaaaaaaaaattaattaaataaattaattaattgaattaataaaaatttttaataaaaaaataaatttaatttaataaaaaaaaatattttattggatttattttaattttttaaatttgaattttgacttaatttttgaaattttttttttaattaaatattttgagaaaaaaattagaaattagttcaatttaaataattttttttgcaaaaaaaattattttttttaaattttttttaaaatataaaataaaacaaaaacttacgGTTTTCCTCCCGCTAACGATCCAAGACCGGGTCCCAGCGCTCTCAATTGCGGATGCGGATCATATCCAACGGGCAACGGAGCTCTCGGATGCGGATATCCGGGCATACCTGGAGGCATTCCAGCGGGAATTCCGCCCGGACCATAAGCAGCTGCCAATTCTGGAGGCGGAGCGCCATTCAAAGGTCCCAAATAATGCGGATAACCGCCCGGATTCAAAACTGGAGGCTTAACAACGCCCTTCATCATGCCAGCTGGAGGTAATCCATTGCTTGCGGAATTTGTGGGAGTAACAGATTTCGAAACAGGAGTCGATGGTTTGTCTTCGAGCTTTTTGTTTGATGGCGTGGAAGCGTTTGACGAAGTGCCCGAACGCGGCGAATGAGGTCCTAAACGATCATTGTGTTCCATTTTCTTCACCATCATGCCATTTTCACGCGGAGACATTGTTCCGTTGTGACCCATTTGATTGGATGACGGACTCATGGGATTAATTTCTGAACTATCATCAACTACGAGATCAGCGTCAGATTTTTCGCCGTCAGATTgctgcatgaaaaaatttttttttatcaaaatttgggttttttttgatgaaaaatcaaaacttacgTGTCCCATAtctttttcttccttcttaatttttttgagatcaTGTCCGTGCGATTCGGGAGTGCGAGGTCTGTACTTTTCACGATCCGGCGGTGAAACGgaatttctctaaaataaaaaattttcaattaaaatcgatttttcatgaaaaattttcaaaaaatcttacgtTATGTCGTTCATCAGTAGCACTCATGCCTCCAACGCTCTTCGATTCTTCAGGTCGATGCAATTCCTGCTTATTCAACATGGCAAGCGGATGCTGCGAAGGACCTCCGGGCAATGCAAGTTGTCCATTTAACGATCCGGGCGTCAAACCGGGATGAGGAATCGCCATCGGGATACCTGGAGGACCTCCGTGCGGGTGTTGCGCATGCATTTGTTGCAAAATTCTCGGCAAATCGGGTCTCTGTTGACCTATCACAGCATTCAGTTCCGACATTGTAATTTGCTTGGCGCGATCAACTGCCGTCAATACTTGCTGCTGTTGGTCTTGCGAAATATACGGAAGAATTTGGTTGATAATCGCATTCAAACGTTTCGCGATTTcagtctgaaaaaaaaaaaaaaatatttaatggtcaattatttcaaagaaaaaaagtattttattaataaaatcacGACAGACATCATTTACATTACAATTTGTGTGGGTTTGTTCATGTCATCATGTATCACACTTGAAAATCTCGCTGCTAGACAAAATGCTGAGCTATTACAATTATTAGCATTTACGCGATTTCGTTCGTTATTTAAtacagttatttatttattgttaaagcAAACATTAAACACACAACACGCCAATTAGTAGTGTTTGAGCGTGAGTGCGTGTGTGAGCGTTAAAGTGaaattatatgtttttttattcgctCTGTTCAAATAACGCAGCAGaggcaaaagaaaaataaatttattgttctcCAGTAGATAATAGTCATAATAGTAATAACATAATATAGTTACTCTTATTTATAAAGTAGTAGTAAATATCTGGTGtgtaacaataattttaccaTGCCcattaaattcaatgaatGGATATGTctatacaataaaaatgaacattcGGAGTATTTGTAGACGGaaaaattactattatttATGTTGACTCGATTACTTTGCTCGGAATTTCGTGCAGTGATGTTGAATTTGTATCAACAATACACAATATatatttagcaaaaataaaattaaataatttaattaaataataaataaaataaataaataataaaaaaaaaataattaatttaatttaaaaacaaatttaatttatttttataaaaatttaatttgaataaaaattataaaaaataattatatttttaaataaattgaaataaataattttattaataaataataaattaaaattgtaacaatcttaataataaaattatttgtttttaatttatttaaaaataaaattttttttaatttaaattaattttaaaaaaaaaattcaagttgttttagaataaattaaaataaaattttatttaaaaattaaaaatttaattttattaagaattttaattttttttcatcaatcaaagaaaattttattttttctattaagaattaaataaaaaaaaattattattatttttaaaaaaataatttataaattaaaaattttaacgtcaaaaaatatataaataaaaattaaatttttaaaaaataaattgataatttattaatgattaataaataatttttttttatttaaattaaaacttttatttttaaatttttttaattactcaaaaaattaaaattttacgctaaatttttattttttgtaaatttattgacctaaattaaatttatttttttttaataattaatttgaatgaataaatttattttctttaaattaaaatttgaattattcgtttttttatttattttttaaatttttattaagatgcaatttaatttatttttcatttaattaaaaaattggcaCGATTattaaacacaaacaaaaaaactaatcACCATCCCTGCCTGCCTCTGCTAATAAATTATCAAGTGGTTATGATCTGCTTGCCTACACATTTCAATTTACTACTGTTTCTGGCAAAGGCACGGCATAACATGGCATGCGAAAtgtgtaaaacaaaaaaaaaacaacaaaatcatTGCCTTcgctattattattgtattaccactcaaaaatttattttttaaataaaagaaatcatTAACATTTTCACAGGCGATTATTGTAAAGTAAATTGCTTTGAGTGCTTTTAAAGCGATTTTAATCAAGACTTTgtggtttaaatttatttcattttcattcaaagcGCTACTAAACGTCTATTTCTATTGTCGCAAACACAATAGCCcgtttttttctgctgctacaaaaattgaatgtaaTGGATATTTTATGAAGCACAAGAGACACCTACTGCGAACAGGGAAATTTCTGCGCAGTAATAACTCATAATTAACtcgatttaaattcttttgtggaatgtttcaattcaatttctaTGACCTTCCTACTCGCATGTTATGTAGCGAAATCGGTCGACACGGGAAATGCAATTGAATGCCAAAATATTCTAACCACTTAAGAAATGTATTCCACATACAAGAAATTAATTGCAACGCAAAGTATTTTTCtcacatacgaaaaaaaaatattatttcactgCCAAGTTTCTGACATACCGCtacaaatttcttattaacTACTCAACGAATTGGCACACACACAGAATccgacatttaaaaaaaataatgcaaaaaactaAAGCACGATTACAGTAACAGTATTTCTTTCTTGATTTAggcaaatgcaatttttcaaaaagttttgcattttgtttcatttaattttttaaatgaaaaataatttaataaaaattattttttttttttcgaagaaaataaaaaaaatcaagaaaattaactaaaattaaaattaaaaaacttttaattttttgaaaaattaattttttgagcaacttaatgttaaataataaatatttttgttaagttagtttttttttaaatgagaaatttaaaaaaaaaattaattttcaaagaaacgttaagaaaattattgaaaattttgttttttttttaatcaaataaattttttataaaaaataataaattttattgatttttaaataaataaaaaaaaatatttttgtaaatttatttatacaataaataattttaaataataaaaaaataataaattattaaaattgattaattaattaaaaataataaattaaatattaattaaaaaaaataatgaataaaaatagaaattatttcagataattttttttagtttatataattttttaataatttttttgataatttttttaattattattttattattttatttaattattattgtttatattatttaaaaaaaataattaaatttattaaaattataataaaaaaaaaacatttttcttcaaaaattataaaattaataatttaatattaattgattaattttctatttaaaatatgaaaataattttaaattataaaaattattattaaaattattaattattattattattaaaaactattattaaaataataaaaatatcatgaaagttgtcaaaattagtcaaaactataaaaaataattaaaaacaacataaaatattttcgaaaatcgcctttgcctttataaaaaaattagataaaagcCATGATAGAAAACCGATGCCGAGCAAGAAACGACAACAAAATACCACAGACAGTgggtgacacacacacacagcagAAGAAACGTTGTGCCAACTATACACAAGATTTTATCTCAATGGAGCATAAATGATTCAATGAATAGAATAATTAGATGTGGGTGCAATGATTCTCTAATGAGGTTTTTTGCTGTCTCTCTTTTagctgatattttatttaccttGCTCGGATTAATGATTTACAAGTCGCAACGGATTAagcttcataaaataataaatatcgtGTGGTGTTAATGGTCTAGCCggaatatatatttataaaaaatgtctcgTCGGTGTGTGTCACGTGTTATTGTCACATTtgacagattttttattttgtaaaactataaattttttatgcgtgACACGAATGTAAATGATCAAGTGGGAAAGTAGATCGAAATAGTTTGAAAAAACCCACGATGCTTATTATTTGACGTCAAGCGCCAAATTATTCAGGTGACAAATGTTTGTCGGTTTTGTGTGAATAgcgaataaataaacaatcgggtgccaaaaatttaaaaaaaataaaaaaaaaattgttactgtgtcaaagtcacgaaaaaaattaaaaaaaaaaattttttttgaaaatttactcgAATAGTCGAtaattgattattaattttcgccTTGTCTCACCTTTATCCGGCATGAACTACAAACACGTCTCACTTCATTAAACTACCGTTCACCGGTAAATTACACTTAATTAAACCTCATGAGTGCACAACAACTTTAAAAGTAACTCTATCGGCAACACTCTTGTTTGTGCTTTACttgcttcttttttcttcgctcTCTCGTGTGTGTGATGTCGAACACTTAGGCAAACAACACAACACATAAAATTGGCTTGTTTAAATATGTACTATCATGACAAAATAACAACTTTACTCCTTTTCTCGACACAACAGCGACGCTCTCCAGTTGTCTGGCAAGCAAAAGCAAGGCAAGCAAAAAGACGAAGGAGGAGAGCAAGAGAGAAGGTActaaacaaacataaaataaaagcacTAGACTTTTATCAAAACGCCAAGCATGCAACTCTTCTTGGCAAACGCAGACAGGACATGAAGTGTGTTTGTACATGAATCATGTTACTGTTGTTgcctgttttatttttgtgaacatttaaagttttatggcAGTTTCGAAAAGCatctttcttatttatttatttatttacacagacacacacacacacacttgaCATACACACAGGAACAAGAAGAACATGAGTTTGCCTCCTTCAGTCAACAAGAAAAGAGGCACTAACATTAAAAGATGCTTTTTATGAGTGAGACTGTCTTCCTTTTTGAATTTCTGTGCAGGTCAGGGacgtagaaaaaattttttgtcaatttttgttttttttttaaattttttataactcatttttatcgaatattaatttaatttaactttttatttgattttaatttaaatttttatttttttattttaaaatcttatattttttttttaattttttaaaaattttagtaaattttattttattttttattaactattttttttaattttatttttaaaaaaatattttatacttagtttttttaaaaatggttttaaaattttattttattaaatttttttaatttatttaaattgaaaaactaatttattttttaaatatttaataatttttattcgaattcttttaccttacaatttttaatttattaaattttaatttttaattaaaaatatttttaaaaaaaaaattaagaaaattttaaaaaaattgttcctgATCATGAAATTTCCTGTCTTGtagctaaattttaaattttataaaattaaattaaattcttttttatacttctgtttaaattataaattaaatattttaaaatttacttaaaattgtaACGacgagtcaaaaaaaaattcaaaaaaataaattaaaatttaaatttaaaatagtgaaaaaaattttaaattgcataaattaaaaaaatattgcattgacaaaaattttataaaaaaaaattttgaaaaaaaataaagattttaattttaataaataaaattatttctctaaaaaaataaaaaaataataattttaaattttttttttaattaaaattaaattaatatatttttcattttttttattaatttatttaaataagtgattattttaattaattttcaaaaaatctagtattttatttataaaagcttaaaaacttaaaattttatttttttttaaatttttttcccatacCCGTAAACTTCGATCTacctattaaataaattattttatggattttttttatttttaaaaaaaataaaaatttgcattcattttcaagatttttctgTTCATAAACCTTCTCAAAGCTTAATTTAAtgcattacaaaaaattcaaatgaattcTTAAAGCGAAATTTGAGTTAAAGCATTTCAaagttcatataaattttgactaCCAGAGGGCgcttttatatcaaaatagaACAAACTACGTCACTGCGTCACAAAAACTAATCTAACGACTATTTCTTGACTCGACTCGAGGAAAAATGATATCGCATCAAGGATTGATGTGCATGGGATTTACTGagcataaatttgaataattcttTTGTTATAACTGAATATGATGGGAAGCAATATTGAAAACGATGTTTGTTTAATGTACCTTGGGAATTTTATCGCAGATTTTCCTCTTTCTACCTCTCGTTTTCATGAATGGATGCCTGTCTGGTTGGCACCCACATCACACAACGTTTGCCTGCTTATCTTTTTGtacttcatttaatttactttcttAATTATTCATATCAGTGTGTgggattttaatgtttatttacataaatctttattattattcttactTTTATTTACTCGAGAGACGACGAGAGACGAAGGAGACTAagtaatatttcaaaagtctGAGATACATCATGTGAAAGGAAGATATGTGatgtttacattttataacaaatttaaacattacCATCATCTCGTACTTTGTT
The sequence above is drawn from the Culicoides brevitarsis isolate CSIRO-B50_1 chromosome 1, AGI_CSIRO_Cbre_v1, whole genome shotgun sequence genome and encodes:
- the LOC134837452 gene encoding protein groucho-like isoform X1, with product MYASPAAVAARHPVSGPPQPAQPFKFTVVESCDRIKEEFNFLQAQYHNLKMECEKLAQEKTEMQRHYVMYYEMSYGLNVEMHKQTEIAKRLNAIINQILPYISQDQQQQVLTAVDRAKQITMSELNAVIGQQRPDLPRILQQMHAQHPHGGPPGIPMAIPHPGLTPGSLNGQLALPGGPSQHPLAMLNKQELHRPEESKSVGGMSATDERHNRNSVSPPDREKYRPRTPESHGHDLKKIKKEEKDMGHVSFDFSSKKTQILIKKNFFMQQSDGEKSDADLVVDDSSEINPMSPSSNQMGHNGTMSPRENGMMVKKMEHNDRLGPHSPRSGTSSNASTPSNKKLEDKPSTPVSKSVTPTNSASNGLPPAGMMKGVVKPPVLNPGGYPHYLGPLNGAPPPELAAAYGPGGIPAGMPPGMPGYPHPRAPLPVGYDPHPQLRALGPGLGSLAGGKPAYSFHVSAEGQMQPVPFPNDALMGAGIPRHARQISTLNHGEVVCAVTISNPTKYVYTGGKGCVKAWDISQPNLKSPVSQLDCLQRDNYIRSVKLLPDGRTLIVGGEASNLSIWDLASPTPRIKAELTSNAPACYALAISPDSKVCFSCCSDGNIAVWDLQNQTLVRQFQGHTDGASCIDISADGTKLWTGGLDNTVRSWDLREGRQLQQHDFGSQIFSLGYCPTGEWLAVGMENSNVEVLHATKPDKYQLHLHESCVLSLKFASCGKWFVSTGKDNLLNAWRTPYGASIFQSKESSSVLSCDISVDDKYIVTGSGDKKATVYEVIY
- the LOC134837452 gene encoding protein groucho-like isoform X2, which encodes MYASPAAVAARHPVSGPPQPAQPFKFTVVESCDRIKEEFNFLQAQYHNLKMECEKLAQEKTEMQRHYVMYYEMSYGLNVEMHKQTEIAKRLNAIINQILPYISQDQQQQVLTAVDRAKQITMSELNAVIGQQRPDLPRILQQMHAQHPHGGPPGIPMAIPHPGLTPGSLNGQLALPGGPSQHPLAMLNKQELHRPEESKSVGGMSATDERHNRNSVSPPDREKYRPRTPESHGHDLKKIKKEEKDMGHQSDGEKSDADLVVDDSSEINPMSPSSNQMGHNGTMSPRENGMMVKKMEHNDRLGPHSPRSGTSSNASTPSNKKLEDKPSTPVSKSVTPTNSASNGLPPAGMMKGVVKPPVLNPGGYPHYLGPLNGAPPPELAAAYGPGGIPAGMPPGMPGYPHPRAPLPVGYDPHPQLRALGPGLGSLAGGKPAYSFHVSAEGQMQPVPFPNDALMGAGIPRHARQISTLNHGEVVCAVTISNPTKYVYTGGKGCVKAWDISQPNLKSPVSQLDCLQRDNYIRSVKLLPDGRTLIVGGEASNLSIWDLASPTPRIKAELTSNAPACYALAISPDSKVCFSCCSDGNIAVWDLQNQTLVRQFQGHTDGASCIDISADGTKLWTGGLDNTVRSWDLREGRQLQQHDFGSQIFSLGYCPTGEWLAVGMENSNVEVLHATKPDKYQLHLHESCVLSLKFASCGKWFVSTGKDNLLNAWRTPYGASIFQSKESSSVLSCDISVDDKYIVTGSGDKKATVYEVIY